The stretch of DNA CCATACAACAGAAATGGAACAGAGATTATTATTGAGCATTGGTGTGGCATGGCAAGGTTCATCAACTAATTTCAACTTTGCTAAACAAATGGTGGATCAGGACTAAAATTTATCCTCATTCCAAGTCAACAGGCACCAAGATTAGACAGACTAATCAAAATATAGAGTATAGCTAGATGATCAGTGTGGTTATATTCTCAACAGCAACAGGAACAACCATGCCCAAAACAGAGAGGCAGAATGATGAACATAGCTAGCTCACCTGGGGCGGTCACCCGGTGGGCCAGAGCCGAAGGGGCGGGACGGGGGCTTGGCGGACTTCTTGAGGGTGTTGGGCACGATCTCAGACGGCAGGTTGAGGAAGGTGCGGAGGAACTCAATGCCGTCGTTGGTCAGGTACCAGTAGTAGTGCTGCCACGAGAAGGTCTCCCTGACGTACTCCTTGGACTTGAAGCTCTGCATGAGCTTGATGACCTCGAGGTTCGAGGCATCGACCTGGGGGTGCTTGGCCAGGTTGTAGTCCTTCTTGGCGTACAAGACTCCCTCTGCACACACATCACAATGGATTCATCGGTCAAATCCTTCAGACCATCCAAAGTAGTAGCATTCTTGGACACATCAATCAAAAGTTGAAATTCGCAGCAAGGAATTCAGTTAAGATGCTCAGACTATTGTAATAGTCAGTAGAATTCTTCAAGATTGCAGCTTGACATGAATAAGATTCTACAGTTAGGATGTCAGTGATGTCCTAACTGTCTAGATTCGAACCTTGCAGCAACCGCGCATCGGAGCGAACTCGCCGCGGTCAATGGGTGCCAAGAACACTGACGGAGCAACCTGGCCAAAACCCTACACAACACATGGATCGAACCCTACAGAAGAAGACTAACGAGATGGCATCTGGATCCTAACCACGGCCGGCACGGTGCGAAAAAtgggggagggaggggggaggAGCTCACCCTGGAAGAGGTACTTGCAGATCTCGCGGCGGTTCTTCTTGGAGATGATCTGCAGAGGGAGACAAGGGAGGTCAGATTAGGGAGCTCTACCACCGGAGCAACCAACGGGGAGAGCGGACTCGGCTGGGGGGTGCTCACCATGGTGACGGGCGCCGGGGGCGGAGGGCGGGGACGGAGACGGCGGCGCCGCGGCGTGCAGGGGAACGGGAGGCGGAGCGCGGCTGCTGGGATGGAGGGAGAAACCCTAGCCGTCTGGGGGGTCGGTATATGTAGGGGCGCCGCCTGGGCCAAGAGGTGATGGGCTGGTGTGGCGGGCTTGCGTCTGGGCTTGTTGTTCTTGGGGCAGGTTTTGCCACTTTGCTCTGTGGTTTTGTGCAGGCCTGGCCGAGAAGACACACGGTGGCCCAGGTGCTCTCGGTAAACATTGAGATGACATGGGCTTTTGTCTCAGAAAAAAAAATGACATGGGTTTGTACTTCTACTTCCTGTATCAAAAAAATATGATTCGTGTATATGAGAAATGGTAAACCTGTGTCAACAAGTGCTTAGATGTATACCAAAGATGTACAATGGGTATGAAAACAGTAGACCTCAAAACATACATTTGAAAAAAATCTTAATCAATTATTTGAAAAAAGGTTAAGTATTAGAAAATATTTTATTTACCAAAAAATACACAATATGTATGAAAACGGTAGACATCATAACATATATTTGAAACAAATATTAATCACGTATTTGGGAAATGTATCTATCTACTACGCCTATAAAAAGAAGAGAGGGGCAGATTCAAACAATCACATCCATCCATTATCAAGATCTAATGGCCCTTAATCCTTCGGTGTTTAACGCTACCAACCACGCATTAAGCCAATCCATCGATcgctagccctgcccctccttaaaACAAAAACCGCTACCCGCACGACCGCACGACCTCTCGTCCCATTCTCCTCGTCTCGCACGTTCGCCGCCTCGTCGTTCCCCCCGCAGCCTCGCGCCGCCGTTAGCCGTAGACGCCGCCCGCTGCGCCCTTCGCCGCCTCCCGCAGCCGCGCCCTCCGCCGCGGGTCGCCACGGGAGCCGCCGCTGCAGGTTGTTGCGGGTCGCCCCGCGGGAGCCACCGCACCCTTAGCCCGACCGCCCAGCTTGgcgtccgccccgccgcccgtcgtTCCTCTTCTGCTTCCCGGCGGCCTAATGCAAGTAAGTTTCTTTTACATTTTCCACCAAAGGGATTGAGCAAGTAGGTGGTAACAGATGAGCAATATATCGGCCACTCCTATCCTATTACTATTGTTGGAGATATTACTGTTGGGCgcaaaccggcctatctgggccgggtcaacttcatcagtagttcaagagtgctaaagcccgagaagatagatgagggcctaaagcccgtagtcggtttaagacttgtagctgtaaaccggcatttgtatataaacttgtattgtaagttaggaataaggagagaccaatccggatacgaatatggaccggtgttgggactttgtgaaccgacgggcgtcacccgtgtatataaggggacgacccggcggcggttcaaagacaacagacaacaactcgagacttcggcgaagcttgtttgctccctagtcaccgaaaccccatcaattccatcacaactagacgtaggcttttaccttcatcgaaggggccgaactagtataaactctcttgcgtccctgtgtccgctttaaccccttcaagctaacccgttgcgatggctccacgactaagtcctttctctaggacatctgccatgacaaaaccacgacagttggcgcccaccgtggggctatcgcacgatggtttcaagttcttggaaggccgctttgaaggactcaagggctacgccgtgggccggatgactaagagtcgtcgcggcaagctctacatcgatgatgcaggctggggccccgaggccggctcagttgagtacgggtaccgggtcccctttggtggcatacacgttttcatcggcaagatcggagaaccgggccctgagccggacatctgcattGACCTCGTCGAAACAGCTCAGCGTGCACGATCTGCCCGGGTTAAACCcgccgtgaagcgtgccttcgtgggagtcatccttGGAGGAGGACATGAGGACGGATCGGGATCTGGCGGCGAGACCGTCATTTACTCCGGCGATGAGTCatccggagaaaccgaatctctttatcagctacaagatggccggattgggggttgttccgatggtgacagtattccggacccctctaatctacccaaccgagttggaatattcatggctgGTACACAAGCAGCACTTCATTCTTCGACTGCTGCACCaataacctccggttcagcagcggcgataGCTGCTGGGGCAGGGAGCTCtgcgcgcccgccggct from Triticum urartu cultivar G1812 chromosome 3, Tu2.1, whole genome shotgun sequence encodes:
- the LOC125546207 gene encoding 40S ribosomal protein S10-1-like, whose translation is MIISKKNRREICKYLFQEGVLYAKKDYNLAKHPQVDASNLEVIKLMQSFKSKEYVRETFSWQHYYWYLTNDGIEFLRTFLNLPSEIVPNTLKKSAKPPSRPFGSGPPGDRPRGPPRFEGDRPRYGDRDGYRGGPRGAPGDFAGEKGGAPAEYQPAFRGAGGAARPFGRGGGGGTFGSGATME